In Oryza sativa Japonica Group chromosome 11, ASM3414082v1, the following are encoded in one genomic region:
- the LOC4350437 gene encoding short integuments 2, mitochondrial isoform X1 encodes MRGLARAGKRASEMAFNAGGGAVNWFPGHMAAASRAIRDRLKLADLVLEVRDARIPLSSANEDLQPVLASKRRILALNKKDLANPNIMNRWLHHFESCKQDCISINAHSTSSVSQLLGLVEFKLKEAISKEPTLLVMVVGVPNVGKSALINSIHRIVTSRFPVQDKNKRATVGPLPGVTQDIAGYKISSQPSIYVLDTPGVLVPSIPDMETGLKLALTGAVKDSVVGEERIAKYLLSLLNIRKTPLHWERLVYRREQFNEDAFNSNEKDYRDSPRRRRRPNNSDALYVQDMVMEVQRTLCSTFMDFADNTEDENELESLIDSQLVALRKVFRIPHKPFDETHGPASKKLLTLFRSGKLGPFILDDLPDNQ; translated from the exons ATGCGGGGGCTGGCGCGGGCGGGGAAGCGCGCCAGCGAGATGGCGTTCAACGCCGGGGGAGGCGCCGTCAACTGGTTCCCCGGCCacatggccgccgcctcgcgcgccATCCGCGACCGCCTCAagctcgccgacctcgtcctcgAGGTCCGCGACGCCCGG ATTCCGTTGTCCTCAGCGAATGAAGACCTTCAACCTGTGCTTGCATCTAAGAGGCGTATCCTTGCTCTAAACAAGAAAGATCTAGCAAATCCTAATATAATGAAT AGGTGGCTTCATCATTTTGAATCATGTAAGCAGGATTGCATTTCGATAAATGCACATAGCACCAGTTCTGTTAGTCAG CTTCTTGGGCTAGTGGAGTTCAAACTAAAGGAAGCAATCTCAAAAGAGCCCACACTTCTTGTTATGGTTGTTGGTGTTCCCAATGTTGGCAAGTCTGCCCTCATAAATTCCATTCATAGAATTGTCACTTCTCGTTTTCCAG TGCAAGATAAGAACAAGCGAGCTACAGTAGGACCATTGCCTGGTGTTACTCAAGATATTGCAGGATATAAG ATTTCAAGCCAGCCGAGCATTTATGTACTTGATACACCAGGTGTTCTAGTACCAAGCATTCCAGACATGGAGACTGGTTTAAAGCTTGCTCTGACAG GAGCCGTCAAGGACTCTGTGGTTGGAGAGGAGCGTATAGCGAAATATTTATTGTCTCTTCTTAATATTAGAAAAACCCCTCTACATTGGGAGCGACTAGTTTACCGAAGAGAACAATTCAATGAAGATGCATTCAATAGTAATGAAAAAGACTATAGAGATTCACCACGAAGGAGGAGGCGACCAAATAACTCTGACGCCTTATATGTACAG GACATGGTGATGGAGGTCCAGAGAACACTTTGCAGTACATTTATGGACTTCGCGGACAACACTGAGGATGAGAACGAGCTTGAAAGCCTGATAGACTCACAGCTTGTCGCTCTTCGCAAGGTGTTCAGGATACCTCACAAACCGTTTGATGAAACGCATGGTCCGGCCTCCAAGAAGTTGTTGACTCTTTTCAGATCAGGGAAGCTTGGCCCTTTCATCCTCGACGACCTTCCAGATAATCAGTAA
- the LOC4350437 gene encoding short integuments 2, mitochondrial isoform X2, whose amino-acid sequence MNRWLHHFESCKQDCISINAHSTSSVSQLLGLVEFKLKEAISKEPTLLVMVVGVPNVGKSALINSIHRIVTSRFPVQDKNKRATVGPLPGVTQDIAGYKISSQPSIYVLDTPGVLVPSIPDMETGLKLALTGAVKDSVVGEERIAKYLLSLLNIRKTPLHWERLVYRREQFNEDAFNSNEKDYRDSPRRRRRPNNSDALYVQDMVMEVQRTLCSTFMDFADNTEDENELESLIDSQLVALRKVFRIPHKPFDETHGPASKKLLTLFRSGKLGPFILDDLPDNQ is encoded by the exons ATGAAT AGGTGGCTTCATCATTTTGAATCATGTAAGCAGGATTGCATTTCGATAAATGCACATAGCACCAGTTCTGTTAGTCAG CTTCTTGGGCTAGTGGAGTTCAAACTAAAGGAAGCAATCTCAAAAGAGCCCACACTTCTTGTTATGGTTGTTGGTGTTCCCAATGTTGGCAAGTCTGCCCTCATAAATTCCATTCATAGAATTGTCACTTCTCGTTTTCCAG TGCAAGATAAGAACAAGCGAGCTACAGTAGGACCATTGCCTGGTGTTACTCAAGATATTGCAGGATATAAG ATTTCAAGCCAGCCGAGCATTTATGTACTTGATACACCAGGTGTTCTAGTACCAAGCATTCCAGACATGGAGACTGGTTTAAAGCTTGCTCTGACAG GAGCCGTCAAGGACTCTGTGGTTGGAGAGGAGCGTATAGCGAAATATTTATTGTCTCTTCTTAATATTAGAAAAACCCCTCTACATTGGGAGCGACTAGTTTACCGAAGAGAACAATTCAATGAAGATGCATTCAATAGTAATGAAAAAGACTATAGAGATTCACCACGAAGGAGGAGGCGACCAAATAACTCTGACGCCTTATATGTACAG GACATGGTGATGGAGGTCCAGAGAACACTTTGCAGTACATTTATGGACTTCGCGGACAACACTGAGGATGAGAACGAGCTTGAAAGCCTGATAGACTCACAGCTTGTCGCTCTTCGCAAGGTGTTCAGGATACCTCACAAACCGTTTGATGAAACGCATGGTCCGGCCTCCAAGAAGTTGTTGACTCTTTTCAGATCAGGGAAGCTTGGCCCTTTCATCCTCGACGACCTTCCAGATAATCAGTAA